One genomic window of Cannabis sativa cultivar Pink pepper isolate KNU-18-1 chromosome 2, ASM2916894v1, whole genome shotgun sequence includes the following:
- the LOC115719262 gene encoding probable protein disulfide-isomerase A6, whose translation MVSSRAFCAIGTLALLFLSSVSADDVVVLTDSNFEKEVGQDRAALVEFYAPWCGHCKKLAPEYEKLGASFKKAKSVLIGKVDCDEHKSVCSKYGVSGYPTLQWFPKGSLEPKKYEGPRTAEALAEFVNKEGGTNVKIAAVPSSVVVLSSDNFDEVVLNNEKDVLVEFYAPWCGHCKSLAPIYEKVASAFKLDEDVVIANLDADKYRDLAEKYGISGFPTLKFFPKGNKAGEDYDGGRDVDDFVTFINEKCGTSRDGKGQLTSKAGIVESLENKVKEFVKASNDEKKAIFAKIEEEVEQLKGSSARYGKIYLKAAKSSLEKGADYAKKEIQRLERMLEKSISPAKADEFTLKKNILSSYISSQ comes from the exons ATGGTGAGCTCAAGAGCTTTCTGTGCTATCGGAACCCTAGCTTTACTCTTTCTCTCTTCGGTTTCCGCCGATGATGTCGTTGTTCTTACCGATAGTAATTTTGAGAAGGAGGTCGGCCAAGATCGCGCCGCTCTCGTTGAGTTTTACGCTCCTTG GTGTGGGCATTGTAAAAAACTTGCACCTGAGTATGAGAAGCTTGGAGCAAGTTTTAAGAAAGCAAAATCTGTTCTAATTGGAAAG GTGGACTGTGATGAGCACAAGAGTGTTTGCAGTAAGTACGGCGTTTCTGGATATCCTACTCTCCAGTGGTTTCCAAAAGGGTCCCTTGAACCCAAAAA GTATGAAGGCCCACGTACTGCAGAAGCTCTTGCAGAATTTGTCAACAAGGAAGGAG GGACCAATGTGAAGATAGCTGCAGTCCCATCCAGTGTTGTGGTACTTTCATCAGATAACTTTGATGAAGTTGTCCTTAACAATGAAAAGGACGTTCTAGTGGAGTTCTATGCACCTTG gtGCGGCCACTGCAAATCCCTTGCTCCT atttatgagAAGGTTGCATCAGCATTTAAGTTGGATGAAGATGTAGTGATTGCAAATCTTGATGCTGACAAATACAGAGACTTGGCTGAAAA GTACGGAATAAGTGGGTTTCCAACATTGAAATTTTTCCCCAAAGGCAACAAGGCTGGCGAAGATTATGACGGTGGCAGAGATGTAGATGATTTTGTAACCTTTATTAACGAGAAATGTGGTACTAGTAGAGATGGAAAAGGACAACTTACTTCCAAA GCTGGTATAGTTGAATCTTTGGAAAACAAGGTGAAGGAATTTGTGAAAGCCAGCAATGATGAGAAGAAGGCAATCTTCGCAAAGATAGAGGAGGAAGTTGAGCAGCTTAAGGGTTCCTCCGCAAG GTATGGTAAGATCTACTTGAAAGCTGCCAAAAGCAGTCTGGAGAAAGGTGCTGATTATGCCAAGAAAGAAATCCAGCGTCTTGAACGCATGCTTGAAAAG TCAATCAGCCCAGCCAAGGCAGATGAGTTCACTCTCAAGAAGAACATTCTATCTTCCTACATCTCTTCTCAATGA
- the LOC115721000 gene encoding uncharacterized protein LOC115721000, with the protein MIVIKIEVEGQKIKQQNFDYMCALRPIALFFSAKTMELIHTPPPTNNGEKKSNATDPKQTFQNPNNGENNDTHESQSFFEDFDSACSTPYVSAPSSPGRGGGHVSGFFYSCPASPMHFVLASSNSVSSSCFNSAMDDSDTSSVPMGYEFEFSARFGSTGSVQTGSMSSADELFLNGQIRPMKLSTHLEKPQVLAPLLDLENENEQEEEDDEISLEPIRGRDLRSKNKSLRRRTRSMSPMRNSQFDWSEEEEKKISTPNPNGSSNKNKNGEDDEEEEEEEETLSSETTTASSSRSSSAGRNSKRWLFLKEFLRSKSEGRSNNKFWSTISFSPIKEKKPINNPITPSSSSSKDQTKNSETQKAKKTSSHQSVKKTVIGKPTNGVGKRRVPPSPHELHYTTKRAQAEEMRKKTYLPYRQGLLGCLGFSSKGYGAMNGLARALNPVSSR; encoded by the coding sequence ATGATTGTAATTAAAATTGAAGTTGAAGGTCAAAAAATAAAGCAGCAAAATTTCGATTATATGTGTGCACTGAGACCCATAGCTCTGTTTTTCTCTGCTAAGACAATGGAGCTTATTCATACACCTCCTCCGACCAACAATGGCGAAAAAAAGTCAAACGCAACAGACCCCAAACAAACCTTCCAAAACCCTAACAATGGCGAAAACAACGATACCCACGAATCCCAATCCTTCTTTGAAGACTTTGATAGTGCTTGTTCCACTCCTTACGTTAGTGCACCATCGAGCCCAGGCCGTGGAGGAGGACACGTTAGTGGGTTCTTTTACAGTTGCCCAGCGAGTCCAATGCACTTCGTTTTAGcttcttcaaactcagtttcttcttcttgttttaATTCCGCCATGGATGATAGTGATACTAGCTCAGTTCCTATGGGTTACGAGTTCGAGTTCTCAGCTCGGTTCGGTTCAACTGGGTCTGTTCAAACTGGATCTATGAGCTCAGCAGATGAGCTTTTCTTGAACGGTCAGATCAGACCCATGAAGCTTTCAACTCACTTAGAAAAACCTCAAGTTTTGGCGCCATTACTGGATCTGGAGAACGAGAacgaacaagaagaagaagatgatgagatTTCATTGGAGCCCATTAGAGGTAGAGATCTGAGGTCTAAGAATAAATCCTTGAGAAGAAGAACCAGATCCATGTCTCCAATGAGAAACTCTCAGTTCGATTGgtcagaagaagaagagaagaagatcTCAACTCCAAACCCTAATGGGTCTTCTAATAAGAACAAAAATGGCGAAGacgacgaagaagaagaagaagaagaagaaaccctCTCATCTGAAACTACAAcagcttcttcttcaagatCATCTTCAGCTGGAAGAAACTCAAAAAGATGGctttttttgaaagaatttcTTCGAAGCAAAAGCGAAGGAAGAAGTAATAACAAGTTTTGGTCAACAATTTCTTTCTCTcccattaaagaaaaaaaacccaTCAATAATCCCAttactccttcttcttcttcttcgaaaGATCAGACTAAGAACTCAGAAACCCAGAAAGCAAAAAAAACCAGTAGTCATCAATCTGTGAAAAAAACAGTGATAGGAAAACCGACTAATGGAGTTGGAAAAAGACGAGTTCCGCCATCTCCACACGAGCTTCATTACACAACTAAAAGAGCTCAAGCTGAAGAAATGAGGAAGAAGACATACTTGCCTTACAGGCAAGGTTTACTTGGTTGTTTGGGATTCAGTTCAAAGGGTTATGGAGCCATGAATGGACTCGCTAGAGCTCTCAACCCAGTTTCTTCCAGGTAG